The following coding sequences lie in one Eremothecium sinecaudum strain ATCC 58844 chromosome IV, complete sequence genomic window:
- the FET3 gene encoding ferroxidase FET3 (Syntenic homolog of Ashbya gossypii ADR132W; Syntenic homolog of Saccharomyces cerevisiae YMR058W (FET3)) has protein sequence MVKKVGLLIAALTQLIAVVSAATHEFHWRAQYAMKNVDGDKEREVISCNGEFPWPDVRVKRGDRVIVHLENGLEDRNTSLHFHGMFQNGTNQMDGPEMVTQCPINPGDTMIYNFTVEHNKGTFWYHSHTMGQFQDGMKGLFIIEDDDFPYEYDEETALELSDWYHRSTKEIIPEFLSLYNPTGAEPVPQSLIMNNTRELKWHVKPNTTYLLRVANTGGFVSQYFWIEDHDLEVVEVDGVYVERNVTNMIYITSAQRYSMLVRTKSDTSKNFAIMQAFDRMMLDVEPEDLIYNAASFMIYDDEKDLPEPIVPEEYEFLDDVYLVPVDEHRREAYGDPDVSIEVTVDMDNLANGINYAFFNNITYVAPKVPTLMTVLSSGENARDPRVYGSNTHTYVYDKDEIVEIIINNHDTGRHPFHLHGRVFQVVARGPVVVTDKDTADDQETIEYDPDSAEFREIPMCRDTVYVEGKSWVVLRFKADNPGVWLFHCHIEWHMMQGLSLTLVEAPLDIQNTASQQLTDSSLGVCANVGMRHLGNAAGNSDDIFDLTGENVQAKAIPDGFTAKGIVAMFFSCLVAIIGLVTLSIYGLMEFQNLDGEDEESDKVKPGSASSISNDADHSSSLNKR, from the coding sequence ATGGTCAAGAAGGTCGGTTTGCTGATTGCAGCGTTGACGCAGCTTATAGCTGTGGTCAGTGCTGCCACTCATGAGTTTCACTGGAGAGCCCAGTATGCCATGAAAAATGTGGACGGTGATAAGGAGAGAGAGGTGATATCATGTAACGGTGAGTTTCCTTGGCCTGATGTCCGTGTTAAGCGCGGAGATCGGGTTATTGTTCACTTGGAAAACGGTTTGGAGGACCGCAACACATCGCTGCACTTCCACGGTATGTTCCAGAACGGGACTAACCAGATGGATGGTCCAGAGATGGTTACTCAATGTCCTATCAATCCAGGCGATACCATGATCTATAATTTTACTGTTGAGCACAACAAGGGTACATTCTGGTATCACTCGCATACGATGGGGCAGTTCCAAGATGGTATGAAGGGTTTGTTCATTATCGAGGACGATGACTTCCCATACGAGTACGACGAAGAGACCGCTTTAGAACTCAGTGACTGGTATCATAGGTCTACAAAGGAAATTATCCCTGAGTTTTTGAGTCTTTACAACCCAACGGGTGCAGAGCCTGTTCCTCAGAGTCTGATAATGAACAATACACGTGAATTGAAATGGCATGTTAAGCCTAACACCACATACTTGCTACGTGTGGCCAACACCGGTGGTTTTGTTTCCCAGTACTTCTGGATTGAGGACCACGATCTGGAGGTTGTGGAAGTCGACGGTGTGTATGTGGAGAGAAATGTTACGAACATGATCTATATTACAAGTGCTCAACGTTACTCGATGCTTGTTCGTACTAAGAGTGACACCTCGAAGAACTTCGCTATCATGCAGGCCTTTGACCGTATGATGTTGGATGTTGAGCCTGAAGATCTTATTTACAATGCTGCTTCTTTCATGATTTACGACGACGAAAAGGATCTTCCGGAACCCATTGTTCCCGAAGAATATGAATTTTTGGACGATGTGTACCTGGTGCCTGTTGATGAGCACAGGAGAGAGGCATATGGTGACCCGGATGTGTCGATCGAGGTTACCGTGGACATGGACAACCTAGCCAATGGTATCAACTATGCCTTCTTCAACAATATCACATACGTTGCTCCAAAGGTTCCAACGTTGATGACTGTTTTGAGTTCTGGTGAAAACGCCAGAGACCCAAGAGTTTACGGTTCCAATACACACACATACGTCTACGATAAAGATGAAATCGTGGAGATTATCATCAACAACCACGATACAGGAAGACATCCATTCCATTTACACGGCCGTGTTTTCCAGGTCGTTGCTAGAGGTCCCGTCGTCGTCACTGATAAAGATACTGCAGATGACCAAGAAACAATAGAATATGACCCAGACAGCGCAGAGTTCAGGGAAATTCCAATGTGTAGAGATACAGTCTACGTCGAAGGTAAATCTTGGGTTGTGCTGAGGTTTAAAGCCGACAATCCAGGTGTGTGGCTCTTCCATTGTCACATTGAATGGCATATGATGCAGGGTTTATCTCTCACTCTCGTTGAAGCGCCATTGGATATTCAGAACACCGCTTCTCAGCAACTGACTGATAGCTCCTTGGGTGTCTGTGCCAACGTCGGCATGAGGCACCTGGGTAATGCTGCCGGAAATAGCGATGACATATTCGACCTAACCGGTGAAAACGTTCAAGCAAAGGCGATCCCAGACGGCTTTACTGCAAAGGGTATAGTTGCCATGTTCTTCTCTTGTTTGGTTGCCATTATTGGTCTAGTTACATTATCCATATATGGTTTGATGGAGTTCCAAAACCTCGACGGGGAAGACGAAGAAAGTGATAAGGTCAAGCCTGGAAGTGCAAGCAGTATTTCGAACGATGCCGATCACTCTTCCTCTTTGAACAAACGCTGA
- the BUB2 gene encoding Bub2p (Syntenic homolog of Ashbya gossypii ADR131C; Syntenic homolog of Saccharomyces cerevisiae YMR055C (BUB2)): MDKFLAQEPLIVQSSLSQLRYLVLSEGVPTDRERRKRCYVWSILSRTSMEGATSRYVELVKKGEPAGAIFKKIQNDTFRTFSTDTVFREVVSEHALSRCLCCFAWEQQRRRNGGGTGVRVAPYVQGMNVLLAPLLYSCPSEAMAFRLFETVCHKVIPTYLDNSLSGVHTGARLLDVCLRVVDPKLGSFLADNLLTAEIYGVPAILTLSSCQKPLDEVCKLWDFMFAYGFHMNILFIVAQLVTLRSRIMQSDSPMNLLRQMPEFDADEIIRLGVGFVAKIPQGLYDLLVRHLTDPDIDVSSYTGQD, translated from the coding sequence ATGGATAAGTTCTTGGCACAGGAGCCTCTAATTGTGCAGTCTTCTTTATCACAGCTGCGGTACTTGGTACTATCGGAGGGTGTACCAACGGATAGAGAAAGGCGTAAAAGGTGCTATGTCTGGTCCATATTATCTCGTACGAGCATGGAAGGTGCTACAAGTAGGTATGTAGAGCTAGTTAAGAAGGGTGAACCGGCTGGTGCTATATTCAAGAAGATCCAGAATGATACGTTTCGGACGTTTTCAACAGATACTGTATTTAGAGAGGTTGTATCAGAGCATGCTCTGAGTAGGTGTCTGTGCTGCTTTGCATGGGAGCAGCAGAGACGCCGTAACGGCGGTGGTACAGGTGTTAGAGTTGCTCCTTATGTTCAGGGTATGAATGTTCTTCTTGCACCGCTGCTGTATAGTTGCCCTTCCGAGGCGATGGCTTTCCGCTTGTTCGAAACCGTTTGTCATAAAGTAATCCCCACGTACTTGGACAACTCGCTCAGTGGTGTTCACACTGGTGCTAGGCTTTTGGATGTGTGTTTGAGGGTTGTGGATCCTAAGTTGGGCAGTTTCCTTGCAGATAACCTTTTAACTGCAGAGATCTACGGGGTGCCGGCGATCCTTACTCTATCGAGTTGCCAAAAGCCACTTGATGAGGTATGCAAATTGTGGGACTTTATGTTTGCGTACGGCTTTCACATGAATATCCTTTTTATTGTAGCGCAACTGGTTACGCTGCGTAGTCGGATAATGCAATCAGACTCTCCGATGAATCTGCTAAGACAGATGCCGGAGTTCGATGCGGATGAGATTATAAGACTAGGAGTTGGCTTTGTAGCCAAAATCCCGCAGGGATTGTACGATTTATTAGTTAGACATTTGACAGATCCCGATATAGATGTATCGAGCTACACGGGCCAGGACTAG